One part of the Lycium ferocissimum isolate CSIRO_LF1 chromosome 8, AGI_CSIRO_Lferr_CH_V1, whole genome shotgun sequence genome encodes these proteins:
- the LOC132067325 gene encoding NAC domain-containing protein 83-like: MGMEKLSFVKDGVLRLPPGFRFHPTDEELVVQYLKRKVFSCPLPASIIPDIDLHKSDPWDLPGNLEQERYFFSTREVKYRNGSRSNRATNSGYWKATGLDKQIVSSKGQQQLVGMKKTLVFYKGKPPHGRRTDWIMHEYRLANLETNAKNVPTQENWVLCRIFLKKRGSNKSEEENMVLNNTTSCTGEKNKLVFYDFMARESMSGSSGITELSTNESDHDHEESSSCNSFRRKNMA, translated from the exons ATGGGTATGGAAAAGCTTAGTTTTGTGAAAGATGGTGTACTAAGATTGCCACCTGGATTTAGATTTCATCCTACTGATGAAGAACTTGTGGTACAATATTTAAAGCGCAAGGTCTTCTCCTGTCCTTTGCCAGCTTCTATTATACCTGACATCGATCTTCACAAATCTGATCCTTGGGATTTACCTG GTAATTTGGAGCAAGAAAGGTATTTTTTTAGTACTAGGGAAGTGAAGTATAGAAACGGGAGCAGGTCAAATAGAGCAACTAACTCAGGGTATTGGAAAGCAACTGGACTTGACAAGCAAATTGTGAGTTCTAAAGGCCAACAACAACTTGTTGGTATGAAGAAAACTCTTGTTTTCTATAAAGGAAAGCCTCCACATGGTCGTAGAACTGATTGGATTATGCACGAGTATCGTCTTGCTAATCTTGAAACCAATGCCAAAAATGTTCCTACCCAG GAAAATTGGGTACTATGCCGGATATTTTTGAAGAAGAGGGGAAGCAATAAAAGTGAAGAGGAGAACATGGTGTTGAATAATACTACGAGTTGTACAGGGGAAAAGAACAAGCTAGTTTTTTACGATTTTATGGCAAGGGAGTCTATGTCTGGTTCAAGTGGGATAACTGAGCTGTCTACTAATGAGTCTGATCATGACCATGAAGAAAGTAGTAGTTGCAATAGTTTTAGAAGAAAAAACATGGCCTAA